TGGCAACATGTCTTGTGTATTGTGCTCATagctgaaggcactagctaggtTCATGTGCGAACAAACCCTAGACACTAGCCAACCTAAAAGTTGACTAGGCCCTAATCCAGCGATCTAACTCCTTACAGGTATGGTGACCTAATTAAGTGTCATAGACTCAATTATTGTCTTGCGTTCATAGAATCCCCGATGATAATATTGCCCTGGAACTGCTTTTGGAGCAGCTTTTCATCAAAAAGATAGGAAGTGGATAAATGCAAAATTTCTTGAAAGGTTCCCCACTAAACGCTTCTCAAAACTGAACCACGAGGGTCCATTATTCCTAGGAAGCAGCACGGGTGGAGCTTCTTGTCGCTTTTCTGGCCCATGCCTACATCTCCACAACTCTGCATCACCATTTCTGAGCTCCACCGGTGCTGAGTGCAACCGGTGCCAAGGTCACTCTCTCCGTTCATGCTGAGCGCCACCCGCCTGGCTGCCGCCCATTGGCGTGCATGACCTGACTCCCCACCGACAAGCACCGTCAAGCTACTGGTCAGCGCCGCGCCCTCCCAGTAGACTCCCCACCAGATCTAGAGTGAGCTGCCCGTTGCCTCCCCACGGCGATGGCGAGCACCTACGCGCTACTGCCTCCCATGGGACTGCCACCTTCACCTACACGCAGCCGCCCGTGGGAGCGCCGCCTCCACCTGCACGCAGCCGCCTTCGCCTGAGCATGAGGTCCCCTAGATCGTGATTCTTCTCCAGTATTCCTCTTAAAATGAAACATGTGTCACTATGACATGTTGTCGAAAAAGTGATTCTTCTCCAGTAAGATCCTCTCTGCTCATCCAAGATCTGGCCGCTGGACCCTTCTTCAGCGAGCGTACCTTCAACCGACGGTCCTATCAACCAAATATGTAGCTTTTTATATCCAAGCTtctaaaaacaaaagcttttgtgaGCAGATAGCCAATAGCTACTAGCTTATCAAATAATTCTAGCCGTTCCAAACAGGGCCAGTATTATCGACAAGGTTCTAAATCTATGACTATAGCTACCGCTGTAGCCGAAAATAGCTGATGGACAGCATCGCCACTAGGAGAATTGAGTTTTAAGCGCTAATAACTGTATTTAGCCAGCTATATCGTTGAAATGCACAAGTACTCAATTAAGGAAAAGGAATTGAAACTGGCATTTGTCATTGCTAAAATAATGGCCGGACTATTACTAAGCTCAACTAAAACATTACCAATGAAGTTTAGCCGGTAAAAAGTCTGAAGCAATGTAGTATTCTGTGTCACTGGGGACCACAGACAGCAGCGCCTTGCTTCTCGTGTTGATCTCGACCATCCATACAGTCTCATCTGCGTCATCGATGAAGTAGTGGTTCTCGCAGACCAGCAGACGTTGTCAGGATTGTCGGAGCTCACGATGGGGTACTGTGGGGCCACACGCGGCAGGTGACCGTAGCTGGGGAGCTGCCAGAGCTCATCGCAGTCGAGCACACCGTCCTTGACCCACACCATTCCCTCCTCCGTCCTCAGGGTCAGGGTCCACGTCGTCACGTTGAAGGCGAAGGTGGAGCGTTCTCACGAGGTCTTGCCtgggccgccgcagcagcagcgggGAGCAACGCTGAACCTCACGGCACCAGGGCCGGCGGCGGCCAAGTTGCGACAATACAGCATGTCCGGCCGATCGCTGCTGTGGTAGCGCGTTTTGGGGGGCGGCACAGACAGCGGTACATATCGGAGTTTGGGGTTCTCTTCCGACATGTCGCAGAGGATGAAGCCGCTGAGGTAGTCGACCCAACACATGAAGCGGCTGCCGACGGGCACCGCGGCGTCGATCACCGTCGGGTGCCGCAGCTCGCCTTCTCCCTCGTGGTGCACGATGGGCAGCCGCTTGAGCACCCAGTCGTGGCCGGGGCGGAGCACGCAGTGCTCGGCCGTGCAGTACAGCGCATCGTACCCCACCTCGAGCTGGGCCACCAGGACCTCGCCATCGCCGAGGCGGAGTATGCAGGTGTCGTTGAATAAGGACAGGTTGCGGGCCTCGGCACTGCGAGTAGGAACCTGGTGGGCGTCTTTGTCTCGGTCAAACTGGTTGGAAACATAGCAGCCGGGGAGCAGGGACAGCGACGGCGTCCGGCCGGTGCCACGACCAGCCTCGTACAGGAAATACTCGAACATAACACATGAGCCAAAACCAAGTCTGGGTACCCTCGACTCGATGAGGACGGAGTCATCGTGGGCCGCGACGATCTGGAGTTGGAGATCCTTGGTGTCCTTGTCGTTGTCGCTGGACGGTGTGCTGCCTATGCCGGCTAGCAAGTCGTAGAGGAAGCTGGAGCGTTCTGGCGGTGCCGCGATGCTAAAGGAGACGCAGAAGGGTAGGCCAGAGGAAGTGCAGGAGGCCGCCGTGGTCTTGGCATCGGCGGCGGAGGAGCGGCTGTCCTTGAGGATGGTGCGGTTCAGCAGCACCCAGCGGGGCGCGGCTGCCGTCGGATCAGAGGGTCCACTATCGGTTAGGGTTTCCATGTTGCCGCCGGAGCCTTGTATGAAACCGATCGATGGATGGATCACGAGGAGAATATGATCGATTCCGTTTCAGCACCTCCATTTATATAGGCCGATTTGTTGTCGCTCTTAGAGCATCTGTGGCGACCCCGTATCCCCATAAAACTGTCATATAGAGGGAGATAAGATTATTCCTCAACAAGACCTTTTTTTTGTCGCCACCAAAAAAAACTCCTCTAGTGGAGTTGCAAGAAATTACCCACCATGCCATCCGTTACACAGTCTAGCATACCGTTTCGCTTCGTTCATTTTCTTTCTCGCAACCCATCACTACACTACACCATAACACTGCATCCCCttcagacatctgacgctaaaaattatatttggcgatggatgatctgacgctaaagataactcagagACCATCTGACGCTAAATCCTCATTTAGCGATTTAGTGTCTATCGCTATAAGTATTCATATTTAGCGTTGAACCATCTGTCGCTAAAGCCAAGTGTACCGTCAATTTGTCTGTCACTAAAAAATGGGCCCCACGCTGACCTCGCGTGCCCCACAATATGGATCAAGACAAATAGCCCATCACGGCCCACACTCACCGCCACAACAAGCCTCCCCATTTCCTCCCCCTCCCCTTCCACCCGCAGCTCCCCGCGCCTAGAAGGGGAacctagccaccgccgccgcgcagcACGCTGCCCATGGCCTCCTCATCGGAGAACACGGGCGCGCCGCTAGAGGAGGAGCAGCCCCAGGCCCCGCCGACGCCAAACCCGGGGCCTACTGAGGCGGCGGCGCCTggcgaggcggaggaggagccgcaaACCCTAGAGCGGGTGCAGGAGGTCTTCGACAGGGGCGCCAAGGCCATCGAGGACGAGGACTTCGTCGAAGCCGTAGACTGCCTCAGCCAAGCGCTCGAGATCAGGTTAGGGTTTCCTTTCCCGCTCCGATTTCCCCTCCACTTCTGCGACATGTAGCTGTGAAGCGACTCCGCGTGTCGGTGTATTTTGGAGCAATTGGCGGTTGGTACAATGCGTTTCTGTCCGAATTTGCTGGTTTTCGCATCGGCGCTTGGGTGTCTGGATTTGCTGGTCTTCGGAGAAAGCTGACGCTGAAGAAGGTATATGCTTACCACGTACATCTAAGCAAAGTTCACTGAATCGCACTTTAATTCTGTCTCTTTTTGATCTATTATTACCAAACACTAAGTTTGATCTCTTTCCCTTGCTTTTTTATACCTGCTAAGTATTCTATAGAATGCAGTCTTAAACTCCTAATCAGTAGTGTATCTCCTGTGTCACTGTGTGCTTGCAAAGTATTAGTTGAGTGCTAGAACTAATGTCTTCAATCACTATCAGCATTCCATAGGATTCCATTTCATTGATGTGCTATTTTTTTAACAATATTTGTGCTATATATTTTAGTATATGAGTAGGAGATAACATATATAAGTTTGTTTATATCATCATATGTTGATCATATTTCAAACTGGACCTGATTTAATGAGTTTCTTCTATACTTGTATATTGAATGCTAAGTATGGAGTGTTACAACTCATGTTTTTCATTGCAATCAGCATTCAGTTGGTTCATCAAAGTGGTTTGTTTTCTTGAACAATTTTTGCGTTGTCTTTAGTAGGTGAGTTAGGTGATAACTAGAAAATCCTTCGAATGCTCATGCATTTTAAATAGGTCTGATTTTAGATATTTTATTCTAGATTTGTTATTAAATGTCTTCTGTACATGAAGAGATGCTAGGTTAATCAGATATGTATCTTTGGTGCACTTGTGTCATTTGATTCTCATGCAACTAGCTGTGTAATCATTTTGCTTGCAGACACAATTCTACTAATAAAGGAGCAACTAGTAGGTTAATGTGACAGTAATATAACTTTGCTACTTCACCCAACAAGTTTTATAGTTTAATGTGATGGTAATATAACTTCCAGATGGAGAATGTTCCTATATACTATTGGCCAGCCTTTTTTATTTCATTTATGATACTGAGCATAGTTATCGACCCATACAGTTCGTGATCATAAAGTAACCATGATATCAGATCTGCCTTGTTTCATCGTCGGTTCTTGTTGAAGGTCATTACACTGAGTGAGGACAACATGATTCTTGATGAGGAGAACAAAAGGCTGTTGTGTTTACTGGAGGAAGAGCGACGGCGCCTGTCTGAAAGAAAGAAATCTTCCTGTACATCCACCACGTAAATTGGTAAACTTTGTTGTGTGCTAAGATGAATGATTTTGTTGCAAATACATGCAAGTAGTCTAGCTTGAAGGATGGCAGCTTAGATGACTGGGCTCTTGATTCCGATACTGCAGATTAGCCATTTCATTTGAAAACACTGAACAAACATGGTTATCTTATATAATGCTAGGAACCAGCAAATAACATTTAACTCACTACTGTAATACTACAGAAGTGATGATTTCATCTTGTTCCATCCTGACATACACTACTGGaggcgcatgctttgccgagggcctctggccctcggcaaaggactagaaaccctcggcaaaggctttgccgagggctgccctcggcaaagacccctcggggaatttttagacggcgaaggggtctttgccgagggccctttatcgggcactcggcaaagcctttgccgaggggcaggatggccctcggcaaagaaaagacgcCGTCAGATGCCGGcgccgttggcggtttctttgccgagggccgaccctcggcaaagaaatggtttttttttttgaatttgtttgccgagggccgaccctcggcaaataaaagtttttatttttttttaaatctttgccgagggcctcctctatggccctcggcaaagaaattttcaggattttttaaaaattctttgccgagggccagccctcggcaaagaaatggtttttttgaatttttttaaccctttgccgagggcctacaccctggccctcggcaaagaaattggcaggattttttaaaaattctttgccgagggccggccctcggcaaagaaatggtttttttgaattttttttaaccctttgccgagggcctactccctggccctcggcaaagaaattggcaggttttttttccaaaaaatctttgccgagggctattgcttggGCCCTCAGCAAAGGACACTTCTTTGCcaagggccttggtcattgccctcggcaaagaggcagaaatttaaattttttttttgttttttccattccatcgacacaagcatttcatatatatacatatatatatatatatcacacagaacccattttctcacaatatatcacaaccataattgtgaaccacaaatcacaatatattacaacgacaagtcacatgttcatcatcattcacatgtttattacgacaagttaataaaatccaagcacaagtcacaatcataaatcacaaatcacgctaaagtccaaccacatcacctagcacgagtcctcatcaagctagcctatgagacgatggtgaaggaacagcaggatcacccggtgacgcactagcgggttgattggaacccacGGACTaaagctgcacaaaggagcagagattgcatgtgtgagtaatccgggaaaacagttttgaaacttagagattgcatctagtattgtaggaatacaaaaagattagactcaattgaaaatttcggcagcacctcccctgcacggggaggtttccaaaacctgcaagaaacgacggcacgaacgccgacatccacaacggcacgaacgccgacatccacaacggcacgaaggccgacatacatgcaaagcacaagcaaaaagtgaactttcatacttacaggagtagctgcaggagtaggaggtggaggagctgaaaactgcacaggtacacccgatgcttgcccaagactttgcatgatcaccatcatctccgccatctgcttctgcgcggcctcgaacgcgaccttctgggcctgcagctgtgcggttagctccgcgttctgctcttgactttgcctttttgtttcttgcagctcggcctacaatatttcactccaatgtatcagtaatgcaaatctaatttaggtgtttaaATATGtacgtacgatgagtaaaacaggaattacctagagtgcttggacctgctgcagtgctggagacggccgtggacgtatgggctggctggagcttgtgctccgtgctcggatagcgtcgagggagggaatagtggtggagtcgatggcgccgtctgcaatccacagccacccgtgcttcttgcctcctccgagcctcatgatcgcctctgcatcaatgggctcagtgcgcacattgtaatcttctcCATAGATCCCCCTTACcgttgacgtgtactcttggactttagtgtacacgttcgggtcggagtacacctggggcggggcagccgggtcgaaggagacagaggacgacgccctgcccatgtgagaCATAGCCCACACAGAGAACTCCGAGAtctcctcgcccgggtgcgcagcctcctgcgagaaagacgggaagatggtgagaaatcaaatagaattgagcgtcaaaataaatgaaagaaatcacttacgtatgcttgtttgtatccggggaggctacgactgccttgatggtgagttggaccttgcctcatcagacgctgttcccgctgcctctcgtgcatgtcaacaaagtcctgtgataaccacttgtccacgatcatggcccagcactcaggatacgatcggcaccaccagggaatcacctacaagtcatcaagtatttgacatataagaagaaattgaacctacttaatatcagaacgaatcattatgaatgttattcgcctacctcaaggtactggtcccgggtcagcgtaatccgtcttgcttgaggcttggggaggaactgcctaagtaccgatcacatgtggagatgtctgggtttcaggcatccgacgtcgcaactcgctcgaagccttctcaattttttaccacagcctacacatgtgataacatgacatctcgccaagtttcgtgattttcggacttcgtatggattttatataattttaaaacactttcctGGCAAGTCGGTcaccatgttacgcgaacaagatgcgtgaaaatttgatgcgagctcatggata
This sequence is a window from Miscanthus floridulus cultivar M001 chromosome 10, ASM1932011v1, whole genome shotgun sequence. Protein-coding genes within it:
- the LOC136487160 gene encoding uncharacterized protein, coding for MIVDKWLSQDFVDMHERQREQRLMRQGPTHHQGSRSLPGYKQAYEAAHPGEEISEFSVWAMSHMGRASSSVSFDPAAPPQVYSDPNVYTKVQEYTSTVRGIYGEDYNVRTEPIDAEAIMRLGGDLHY